Proteins encoded by one window of Streptomyces sp. NBC_01477:
- a CDS encoding ATP-binding protein, whose product MKAEAAPVLDPLLQGVLAPEHLAAGHGATCELPAALESVREARRFTRATLQHWDMSVLLDSMELVASELVTNALRYAVPVGTPGAPVRLSLVRWTTRVVCAVRDPSGVAPITKDPDFVAETGRGLHLVDSFSENWGWHPLSGTGKVVWALFLVTPAGQHR is encoded by the coding sequence ATGAAGGCAGAGGCCGCACCTGTGCTGGACCCGTTATTGCAAGGCGTGCTCGCGCCCGAGCATCTTGCGGCGGGCCACGGCGCCACATGCGAACTGCCCGCCGCCCTTGAGTCGGTGCGCGAGGCGCGCCGCTTCACCCGCGCCACCCTCCAGCACTGGGACATGTCCGTGCTGCTCGACTCCATGGAACTGGTGGCGTCCGAGTTGGTGACGAACGCGCTGCGGTACGCGGTGCCGGTCGGCACGCCCGGCGCGCCGGTCCGGCTGAGCCTTGTGCGCTGGACTACGCGGGTAGTTTGCGCGGTGCGCGACCCCAGCGGGGTGGCACCGATCACCAAGGACCCCGACTTCGTGGCCGAGACCGGCCGCGGGCTGCACCTGGTGGACTCCTTCAGCGAGAACTGGGGATGGCACCCGCTGAGCGGTACGGGAAAGGTCGTCTGGGCGCTGTTCCTGGTGACACCGGCCGGCCAGCACCGCTAG
- a CDS encoding DUF397 domain-containing protein produces MRRTHNGMPAEDLAGVVWQKSGHSNANGTCVEFAALPDGGVAVRNSRFPDGPALIYTRAEIESMIIGVKAGEFDHLMPGP; encoded by the coding sequence ATGCGCCGGACGCACAATGGAATGCCCGCAGAGGATCTTGCGGGTGTGGTCTGGCAGAAGAGCGGACACAGCAATGCCAATGGCACCTGTGTGGAGTTCGCCGCGCTGCCCGACGGCGGCGTCGCCGTACGCAATTCGCGCTTTCCGGACGGTCCCGCCTTGATTTACACCAGGGCCGAGATCGAATCGATGATCATCGGTGTGAAGGCGGGTGAGTTCGACCACCTGATGCCGGGGCCGTGA
- the metG gene encoding methionine--tRNA ligase, which translates to MARHLITSALPYINGIKHLGNMVGSMLPADVYARYLRQRGQDVLYICATDEHGTPAELAAKEAGLPVDVFCAQAHDAQKAVYDGFALSFDHFGRSSSAQNVDITQRFARRLHENGFIEERAIRQVYSLADERFLPDRYIVGTCPHCGYDKARGDQCENCTRVLDPTDLIEPRSAISGSSALEVRETKHLFLLQSELAAEVEAWIDANSAEWPTLASSIARKWLTEGLHDRAITRDLDWGVPVPADTWPELAAEGKVFYVWFDAPIEYIGSTKEWSDSAPEGESRDWQSWWYEADDTVRYTQFMAKDNVPFHTVMFPATQLGTREPWKKVDFVKAFNWLNYYGGKFSTSQRRGIFTDVALDLLPADYWRYFLMANAPESDDTSFTWELFAAGVNKDLADTLGNFVNRVLSFSRKRFGDDVPAGAAAGDAEARLGEQIAGLLAEYEGHMETLQFRKAAQSLRALWSAGNSYLEEKAPWMEIKTDQDGAALTLRTAMNLIHLYAVVSEPFIPSSAAAMRSAFALPADDARWVTADQARALDAVPAGTPFTVPPVLFAKISDDDLAAYVERFGGDPDAAA; encoded by the coding sequence ATGGCTCGTCACCTCATCACCTCCGCCCTGCCCTATATCAACGGGATCAAGCACCTGGGCAACATGGTGGGGTCCATGCTCCCGGCCGATGTCTACGCCCGCTATCTGCGGCAGCGCGGACAGGATGTCCTCTACATCTGCGCCACCGACGAACACGGCACCCCGGCGGAACTCGCCGCAAAGGAAGCCGGACTTCCGGTTGATGTCTTCTGCGCCCAGGCGCACGACGCGCAGAAGGCCGTCTACGACGGATTCGCGCTGTCCTTCGACCACTTCGGCCGCAGTTCCTCCGCGCAGAACGTCGACATCACCCAGCGCTTCGCCCGCCGCCTGCACGAGAACGGCTTCATCGAGGAGCGCGCCATCCGCCAGGTCTACTCGCTGGCCGACGAGCGCTTCCTGCCGGACCGCTACATCGTCGGCACCTGCCCGCACTGCGGTTACGACAAGGCGCGCGGCGACCAGTGCGAGAACTGCACCCGGGTGCTCGACCCCACCGACCTGATCGAACCGCGCTCGGCGATCAGCGGAAGCAGCGCGCTGGAGGTCAGGGAGACCAAGCACCTCTTCCTCCTCCAGTCCGAGCTGGCGGCCGAGGTCGAGGCCTGGATCGACGCGAACAGCGCCGAGTGGCCGACCCTGGCGTCCTCGATCGCCCGCAAATGGCTCACAGAAGGCCTGCACGACCGGGCGATCACCCGCGATCTCGACTGGGGTGTGCCGGTGCCCGCCGACACCTGGCCGGAGCTGGCCGCGGAGGGCAAGGTCTTCTATGTCTGGTTCGACGCCCCGATCGAGTACATCGGTTCCACCAAGGAATGGTCCGACTCGGCCCCCGAGGGGGAGTCGCGCGACTGGCAGTCGTGGTGGTACGAGGCCGACGACACCGTCCGCTACACGCAGTTCATGGCCAAGGACAACGTCCCCTTCCACACCGTGATGTTCCCCGCCACCCAGCTGGGCACCCGCGAGCCGTGGAAGAAGGTCGACTTCGTCAAGGCCTTCAACTGGCTGAACTACTACGGCGGCAAGTTCTCCACCTCCCAGCGCCGGGGCATCTTCACCGACGTCGCTCTCGACCTGCTGCCCGCCGACTACTGGCGCTACTTCCTGATGGCCAACGCGCCCGAGTCCGACGACACGTCCTTCACCTGGGAGCTGTTCGCGGCCGGCGTCAACAAGGACCTCGCCGACACCCTCGGCAACTTCGTCAACCGGGTGCTGTCCTTCTCCCGCAAGCGCTTCGGCGACGACGTGCCGGCCGGCGCGGCGGCGGGCGACGCGGAGGCCAGGCTCGGCGAGCAGATCGCCGGGCTGCTCGCGGAGTACGAAGGCCACATGGAGACGCTGCAGTTCCGCAAGGCGGCCCAGTCGCTGCGCGCGCTGTGGAGCGCGGGCAACTCCTATCTGGAGGAGAAGGCCCCCTGGATGGAGATCAAGACCGACCAGGACGGCGCCGCCCTCACCCTGCGCACCGCGATGAACCTCATCCACCTCTACGCCGTCGTCTCCGAGCCGTTCATCCCGTCCTCGGCCGCCGCGATGCGGTCCGCCTTCGCGCTGCCGGCCGATGACGCCCGCTGGGTCACCGCCGACCAGGCCCGCGCGCTGGACGCGGTCCCGGCGGGCACGCCCTTCACTGTGCCGCCGGTGCTCTTCGCGAAGATCAGCGACGACGATCTGGCGGCGTACGTCGAGCGTTTCGGCGGCGACCCGGACGCTGCCGCGTAG
- a CDS encoding SigE family RNA polymerase sigma factor, translating to MGEGGFEQFVAARGQRLLRVAWLLTGDAHLAEDLLQTVLAKVWPKWHRIAEENPEAYVRRALVHTHASWWRRRWRGEVPHGDVPDQALPQDAYAGVDLEQALAAAVRALPVRQRAVVVLRYFEDLSVTETAEALRCSEGTVKSQAAKALRTLRGRLPSAVTADGGDGRD from the coding sequence GTGGGCGAAGGCGGGTTCGAGCAGTTCGTCGCGGCACGCGGCCAACGGCTGTTGCGTGTCGCGTGGCTGCTCACCGGGGACGCCCACCTCGCCGAGGACCTGCTCCAGACGGTGCTGGCCAAGGTCTGGCCCAAGTGGCACCGGATCGCCGAGGAGAATCCGGAGGCGTACGTACGCCGCGCCCTGGTGCACACGCATGCCTCGTGGTGGCGCAGGCGGTGGCGCGGCGAGGTGCCGCACGGCGATGTGCCGGACCAGGCGCTGCCGCAGGACGCGTACGCCGGGGTGGACCTGGAGCAGGCGCTGGCCGCGGCGGTGCGCGCCTTGCCCGTACGGCAGCGGGCCGTGGTGGTGCTGCGGTACTTCGAGGATCTGAGCGTGACCGAGACCGCGGAGGCGCTGAGGTGTTCGGAGGGCACGGTGAAGAGCCAGGCGGCGAAGGCCCTGCGGACGCTGCGCGGGCGGCTGCCGTCCGCGGTCACGGCGGACGGCGGTGACGGCCGTGACTGA
- the aspS gene encoding aspartate--tRNA ligase, protein MHRYRSHTCGELRATDVGTDVRLSGWLHNRRDLGGILFVDLRDHYGFTQLVVRPGSPVYDELSSQSKESVVRVDGRVLARSAENVNPELPTGEVEVDVTSLEVLGAADPLPFPVFPEDSANEEMRLTNRFLDLRRQRMHRNIMLRTQVISFLRREMTALGFNEMATPILSATSPEGARDFLVPSRVHAGRFYALPQAPQQFKQLLMISGFDRYFQIAPCFRDEDSRADRSPGEFYQLDVEMSFVEQEDVFGVIEKVMTDLFNELGGGRTVTSPFPRIPFRESMLKYGNDKPDLRTALELVDVTAVFAGSDFKAFADKHVRALAVHGTAEQPRKFFDQLGEYAVSLGAKGLAWVRVGEGNALTGPIAKFLTEDDVAALLDAVGGKPGTAIFFGAGDFDEVSKIMGPVRVEAAKRAGQYDEGVFRFCWIVDFPMFERNEDTGAIEFSHNPFSMPQGGLEALETKDPLDILAWQYDIVCNGIELSSGAIRNHEPAVMYKAFEIAGYSQETVEAEFGGMLRAFHFGAPPHGGIAPGVDRMVMLLADEPNIRETIAFPLNQHAQDLLMGAPSEVSATRLRELHIQLRQK, encoded by the coding sequence ATGCACCGGTACCGGTCACACACCTGCGGAGAGCTGCGCGCCACCGACGTCGGCACCGACGTCCGCCTGTCCGGCTGGCTGCACAATCGCCGTGACCTGGGCGGCATCCTCTTCGTCGACCTGCGCGACCACTACGGCTTCACACAGCTCGTGGTCCGCCCCGGCTCGCCCGTCTACGACGAGCTGAGCAGCCAGTCCAAGGAGTCCGTGGTCCGCGTTGACGGCCGCGTCCTGGCCCGCTCGGCGGAGAACGTCAACCCCGAGCTGCCGACCGGCGAGGTCGAAGTCGACGTGACCTCGCTCGAAGTCCTCGGCGCCGCCGACCCGCTGCCCTTCCCGGTCTTCCCCGAGGACAGCGCCAACGAGGAGATGCGGCTCACCAACCGCTTCCTCGACCTGCGCCGCCAGCGCATGCACCGCAACATCATGCTGCGCACCCAGGTCATCTCCTTCCTGCGCCGCGAGATGACCGCGCTCGGCTTCAACGAGATGGCCACCCCGATCCTGTCGGCGACCTCCCCCGAGGGCGCCCGCGACTTCCTGGTGCCCTCCCGCGTGCACGCCGGCCGGTTCTACGCGCTGCCGCAGGCCCCGCAGCAGTTCAAGCAGCTGCTGATGATCTCCGGCTTCGACCGCTACTTCCAGATCGCGCCCTGCTTCCGCGACGAGGACTCGCGCGCCGACCGCTCGCCCGGCGAGTTCTACCAGCTCGACGTCGAGATGAGCTTCGTCGAGCAGGAGGACGTCTTCGGCGTCATCGAGAAGGTGATGACCGACCTGTTCAACGAGCTGGGCGGCGGCCGTACGGTCACCTCGCCCTTCCCGCGGATCCCCTTCCGCGAGTCGATGCTCAAGTACGGCAACGACAAGCCGGACCTGCGCACCGCGCTCGAACTGGTCGACGTCACCGCGGTCTTCGCCGGCTCGGACTTCAAGGCCTTCGCCGACAAGCACGTCCGCGCCCTGGCGGTGCACGGCACCGCGGAGCAGCCGCGCAAGTTCTTCGACCAGCTCGGCGAGTACGCGGTCTCGCTCGGCGCGAAGGGCCTGGCCTGGGTCCGGGTCGGCGAGGGCAACGCGCTCACCGGGCCGATCGCCAAGTTCCTCACCGAGGACGATGTGGCGGCCCTGCTCGACGCGGTCGGCGGCAAGCCGGGCACCGCGATCTTCTTCGGCGCCGGCGACTTCGACGAGGTCTCGAAGATCATGGGGCCGGTCCGGGTCGAGGCCGCCAAGCGCGCCGGGCAGTACGACGAGGGCGTCTTCCGCTTCTGCTGGATCGTGGACTTCCCGATGTTCGAGCGCAACGAGGACACCGGGGCGATCGAGTTCTCGCACAACCCGTTCTCGATGCCGCAGGGCGGCCTCGAAGCGCTGGAGACCAAGGACCCGCTGGACATCCTGGCGTGGCAGTACGACATCGTCTGCAACGGCATCGAGCTGTCGTCCGGCGCCATCCGGAACCACGAACCGGCCGTGATGTACAAGGCGTTCGAGATCGCCGGGTACTCCCAGGAGACCGTCGAGGCGGAATTCGGCGGGATGCTGCGTGCCTTCCACTTCGGCGCGCCGCCGCACGGCGGGATCGCCCCGGGCGTCGACCGGATGGTCATGCTGCTGGCGGACGAGCCGAACATCCGCGAGACGATCGCCTTCCCGCTCAACCAGCACGCGCAGGACCTTCTGATGGGCGCGCCGTCGGAGGTCTCCGCGACCCGGCTGCGCGAGCTGCACATCCAGCTCCGCCAGAAGTAG
- a CDS encoding ATP-binding SpoIIE family protein phosphatase: MHTEDVLAAVGSGLWQWDEGTGTVTVDDCAARLLGLSGGAATHRSTAVRACLHAADFVSLSAAVSLAASEGTVAESLVRVVGDDGTVLRTLRTRVAPRGRLLSGTLHEVHSARREGAPTTTDWRRAREAFLLDAGRALAEADSTTEVLRVAATLSMPGFSPDGLAVFSVEGDRLSMIGHHGQEIADNTLLDMPLSTDYPAALVARTGRAVYLPTPEAYAKRFPAAWPLVKRYGRVSWAYLPLVVAGTTTGAWLAAFREPVAFTPDERSVLTTVARMLGQALSRAGLHESERALTDGLQRTMLPTRKPGVSGMAVAARYVPTGGGLQVGGDWYDVIDLPSGRTAIVIGDVQGHDVRAAGLMGQLRIALRAYAAEGHSPDAVLSRTSRFLAGLGEEHQADVRFATCLYVEIDPLTGTLDVVRAGHPEPAIRLGDGTTIVRRTAVGLPLGIEPDSDYPTTTMVLESGEVLLLCTDGLIETGGHDLETGWRRLSQALAAGPANDLEVLADSLVRAVHGPASHHSTGPLADRREDDIALVLLRRDPDGPTCAVPVRRTILTVSQDDPGQIRSCRDDIRALLHDWASAEQVESAVLLVSEVVTNVLVHTDGDAVLLAQVTGMPGTRRLHVDVDDASDDMPHRRSPGEMASSGRGLLLMEELADAWGVDPRGDGKSTWFELYESAPRGAS, from the coding sequence ATGCACACCGAGGACGTCCTCGCCGCCGTGGGCTCGGGCCTGTGGCAGTGGGACGAGGGCACCGGCACCGTCACGGTGGACGATTGTGCGGCGCGCCTGCTGGGGCTGTCGGGGGGCGCCGCCACGCACCGCTCGACCGCGGTGCGGGCCTGCCTGCACGCGGCGGACTTCGTGTCACTGAGCGCCGCGGTGTCGCTCGCCGCGTCCGAGGGCACGGTGGCGGAGTCCCTGGTGCGGGTGGTCGGCGACGACGGGACGGTGCTGCGCACGCTGCGGACCAGGGTCGCGCCGCGCGGCAGGCTGCTCAGCGGCACCCTGCACGAGGTGCACAGCGCCCGGCGCGAGGGCGCCCCCACCACCACGGACTGGCGGCGGGCCAGGGAGGCCTTCCTGCTGGACGCGGGCCGCGCGCTGGCCGAGGCCGACTCCACCACCGAGGTGCTGCGGGTCGCGGCGACCCTGTCGATGCCCGGCTTCTCGCCCGACGGGCTCGCCGTCTTCAGCGTGGAGGGCGACCGGCTGTCGATGATCGGCCACCACGGCCAGGAGATCGCCGACAACACCCTGCTCGACATGCCGCTGTCCACCGACTATCCGGCCGCGCTGGTGGCCCGCACCGGCCGCGCGGTCTACTTGCCGACGCCCGAGGCGTACGCGAAGCGCTTTCCCGCCGCCTGGCCGCTGGTCAAGCGGTACGGGCGGGTGTCGTGGGCGTATCTGCCGCTGGTGGTCGCCGGGACCACGACCGGCGCCTGGCTGGCGGCCTTCCGCGAGCCGGTCGCCTTCACCCCCGACGAGCGCTCGGTGCTCACCACCGTGGCCCGGATGCTCGGCCAGGCGCTGTCCAGGGCCGGCCTGCACGAGTCGGAGCGCGCGCTGACCGACGGCCTCCAGCGCACGATGCTGCCCACCCGCAAGCCCGGCGTCAGCGGTATGGCGGTGGCCGCCCGCTACGTCCCGACCGGTGGCGGCCTCCAGGTCGGCGGCGACTGGTACGACGTGATCGACCTGCCCTCGGGCCGCACCGCCATCGTCATCGGCGACGTCCAGGGCCACGACGTCAGGGCGGCGGGCCTGATGGGCCAGCTGCGGATCGCGCTGCGGGCGTACGCGGCCGAGGGCCACAGCCCCGACGCGGTGCTGTCCCGCACCTCCCGCTTCCTGGCCGGGCTCGGCGAGGAGCACCAGGCGGACGTGCGCTTCGCGACCTGCCTGTACGTGGAGATCGACCCGCTCACCGGCACCCTCGACGTGGTGCGGGCCGGCCACCCCGAGCCCGCGATACGCCTCGGCGACGGCACCACCATCGTGCGGCGCACCGCCGTGGGGCTGCCGCTGGGCATCGAGCCGGACTCGGACTACCCGACCACCACGATGGTCCTGGAGTCCGGGGAAGTGCTGCTGCTGTGCACCGACGGCCTGATCGAGACCGGCGGCCACGACCTGGAGACCGGCTGGCGCCGGCTGTCCCAGGCGCTGGCCGCCGGCCCCGCGAACGACCTGGAGGTCCTCGCCGACTCCCTGGTCCGGGCCGTCCACGGCCCCGCCTCGCACCACAGCACGGGGCCGCTTGCGGACCGCCGCGAGGACGACATCGCGCTGGTGCTGCTCCGCCGCGACCCCGACGGGCCGACCTGCGCGGTCCCGGTGCGCCGCACCATCCTCACGGTCTCCCAGGACGACCCGGGCCAGATCCGCTCCTGCCGCGACGACATCCGCGCCCTGCTGCACGACTGGGCGTCCGCCGAACAGGTCGAGTCCGCGGTGCTGCTGGTCTCGGAGGTCGTCACGAACGTCCTGGTCCACACCGACGGCGACGCCGTCCTGCTGGCCCAGGTCACCGGCATGCCCGGCACCCGCCGCCTGCACGTCGACGTCGACGACGCCTCCGACGACATGCCCCACCGCCGCTCCCCCGGCGAGATGGCCTCCTCGGGCCGCGGCCTGCTCCTGATGGAAGAGCTCGCCGACGCGTGGGGCGTCGACCCCCGCGGCGACGGCAAGTCCACCTGGTTCGAACTCTACGAATCCGCTCCCCGCGGCGCCTCCTGA
- a CDS encoding type II toxin-antitoxin system VapC family toxin produces MVDASVFAFALLDEGGTGSRCRAALAADDRWIAPEHWSVEVLSVIRGNLLGGKISAEHAAEAVSALGQWDPEVPLTRVLLPRMWELRANLTAYDAAYVAAAEVYECTLLTTDGRLARASGIRCAVDVMD; encoded by the coding sequence GTGGTCGACGCCTCAGTCTTCGCCTTCGCCCTGCTCGACGAGGGCGGGACCGGCAGCCGGTGCCGGGCGGCGCTGGCCGCCGATGACCGGTGGATCGCTCCGGAGCACTGGAGCGTCGAGGTCCTGTCGGTCATCCGCGGGAATCTGCTCGGCGGCAAGATCTCGGCCGAGCACGCCGCGGAAGCGGTCTCGGCTCTCGGCCAGTGGGACCCCGAGGTCCCCCTCACGCGAGTCCTGTTGCCGCGTATGTGGGAACTGCGGGCGAACCTCACGGCGTACGACGCCGCCTATGTGGCCGCAGCCGAAGTGTACGAGTGCACGCTGCTCACGACCGACGGGCGCCTCGCCCGCGCGTCCGGCATCCGCTGCGCCGTCGACGTCATGGACTGA
- a CDS encoding ATP-binding protein: MPEIPVVPTVWRFPAHPSSVGRARHAVAEALPYGLPPQLGIELGLITSELVTNAVRHGTCADDQVELVLWPADGHYWLAVSDPGTGKPAVDHRPPPDAESGRGLLLVDGLAAVWAVVPRPFRGKSVIAGLALGESG, translated from the coding sequence ATGCCCGAAATCCCTGTCGTGCCGACCGTCTGGCGCTTCCCCGCGCACCCTTCCTCCGTAGGGCGGGCGCGGCATGCCGTCGCGGAAGCCCTGCCGTACGGGCTGCCGCCCCAACTCGGCATCGAACTGGGCCTGATCACCAGCGAGCTGGTCACCAACGCCGTACGGCACGGCACATGCGCCGACGACCAGGTCGAACTCGTCCTGTGGCCCGCTGACGGCCACTACTGGCTGGCCGTCTCCGACCCGGGTACGGGCAAGCCCGCCGTGGACCACCGGCCCCCGCCCGACGCCGAGTCGGGCCGCGGCCTGCTGCTGGTCGACGGGCTCGCCGCCGTCTGGGCGGTCGTCCCCCGCCCCTTCCGCGGCAAGTCCGTCATCGCCGGCCTGGCCCTCGGCGAGTCCGGATGA
- a CDS encoding helix-turn-helix domain-containing protein, with protein sequence MPPRSNPTARQQRLGAELRKLREDAGLSTEQAAALLDTKRTVITSTEAGRHGVSPERVRRIAFAYECTDQALIDALVAMCGDRVHGWWEEYRAVLPSTFLDIAELEWRAQGLRVSTITHMPGQFQTEEYARALFRAAIPPLPATEFEARVAHRVQRHRTVDRPDAPPYVLVVHEGALRTEVGGRAVLRDQLGHLMEAADRDNVTIQAIPFSAGAFPGSGQSILYARGRVPRLDTALLDRATVGEFLHAEAHLCKYRLQLDAMQRIALAPEESLDLMHAIASQL encoded by the coding sequence ATGCCGCCGAGAAGCAACCCGACCGCACGCCAGCAGCGCCTAGGCGCGGAGCTGCGCAAACTGCGCGAGGACGCGGGGCTGTCCACCGAGCAGGCAGCCGCCCTGCTCGACACCAAGCGGACCGTCATCACCAGCACGGAAGCGGGACGCCACGGCGTCAGCCCGGAGCGGGTGCGGCGGATCGCCTTCGCCTACGAGTGCACCGACCAGGCGCTGATCGACGCGCTGGTCGCCATGTGCGGCGACCGCGTGCACGGCTGGTGGGAGGAATACCGGGCCGTCCTCCCCTCGACCTTCCTCGACATCGCCGAGCTGGAGTGGCGCGCCCAGGGCCTGCGGGTCAGCACCATCACGCACATGCCCGGCCAGTTCCAGACCGAGGAGTACGCACGCGCCCTCTTCCGGGCGGCTATCCCGCCGCTGCCGGCAACCGAGTTCGAAGCCAGGGTCGCGCACCGGGTGCAGCGGCACCGGACAGTCGACCGGCCGGACGCCCCGCCGTACGTACTGGTCGTCCACGAAGGAGCGCTGCGGACCGAGGTGGGCGGAAGGGCCGTACTGCGGGACCAGCTGGGCCACCTCATGGAGGCCGCAGACCGCGACAACGTCACCATCCAGGCCATCCCCTTCTCCGCAGGCGCGTTCCCCGGCTCAGGCCAGTCGATCCTGTACGCCCGCGGCCGAGTACCCCGCCTGGACACCGCGCTGCTGGACCGCGCCACAGTCGGCGAGTTCCTGCACGCCGAGGCGCACTTGTGCAAGTACCGGCTGCAACTCGACGCGATGCAGCGCATCGCGCTTGCGCCGGAAGAGAGCCTCGATCTCATGCACGCCATCGCATCCCAGCTCTAG
- a CDS encoding alpha/beta hydrolase, giving the protein MDVPALKALKTSQFEGLAAGYRTLSDAASQGKDDIENSISAKMRGKLAGVGADAAHTQLSEVAQNFHYIQVECGLISTALRAFASDIGPAKKKFDAAVADAAAHRFTVGDDGSVGFPAGGEEDGKTVAGGTATSAADPTARAIAHQAAGVDPNPHHAVAQDIADRIFDALNEATAVDDKWGPQLRKLRADDDLTVSAADWADAQQDMAGVDKDAASYLGHLKAPPAHGQAADNAAWWKSLSPQDQADYLAAYPGRIGALDGLPADVRDEANRTVLAETRGNYQHQLDAIPPPPKEWADIADPSGRGVHTPEWTVWNAEYGDQYSKLDGVRGRLKGMDAIQARFDATGTDGLPEAYLLGFDPDGKGDGKAIVANGNPDTADHTAIYVPGTGSKLDKIGGDLNRGVNLWQASHQLDPNAKISTITWLDYNAPDTIPQATQDSYAHDGAPALRGFIDGNAAAHEAATGGRAHTTLIGHSYGSTLIGDTAKYTYPDDGWAGDPMPVDDVVVAGSPGMQAAHPGDLGLDPTHMWAEGAGGNDHIVRDGGRAMGLGGDGNIPTDRAFGGNVMQSDAGDHSAYWNMHNGKPSVSLQNQADVIVGRYGDAKLVYASPYGNPR; this is encoded by the coding sequence GTGGACGTACCAGCTCTCAAAGCGCTCAAGACCTCCCAGTTCGAAGGCCTGGCGGCCGGCTACCGCACGTTGAGCGACGCGGCCAGCCAGGGCAAGGACGACATCGAGAACAGCATCAGCGCGAAGATGCGCGGCAAGCTGGCGGGCGTCGGCGCGGACGCGGCGCACACCCAGCTCAGCGAGGTGGCACAGAACTTCCACTACATACAAGTGGAATGCGGCCTGATCAGTACGGCGTTGCGCGCGTTCGCCTCCGATATCGGCCCGGCCAAGAAGAAGTTCGACGCCGCCGTCGCGGACGCGGCGGCCCACAGGTTCACGGTGGGCGACGACGGTTCTGTCGGCTTCCCCGCCGGTGGCGAGGAGGACGGCAAGACGGTGGCGGGCGGTACGGCGACGAGCGCCGCGGACCCGACGGCCCGCGCTATCGCCCACCAGGCCGCAGGCGTCGACCCCAACCCGCACCACGCCGTCGCGCAGGACATCGCCGACCGGATCTTCGACGCGCTGAACGAGGCCACGGCCGTGGACGACAAGTGGGGCCCGCAGCTGCGCAAGCTCCGGGCCGACGACGACCTCACGGTCTCCGCCGCGGACTGGGCCGACGCCCAGCAGGACATGGCAGGCGTCGACAAGGACGCGGCGTCCTACCTCGGCCACCTCAAGGCGCCGCCCGCGCACGGCCAGGCCGCCGACAACGCGGCCTGGTGGAAGAGCCTGTCCCCGCAGGACCAGGCCGACTATCTCGCGGCCTACCCCGGCAGGATCGGCGCCCTCGACGGCCTGCCCGCCGACGTCCGCGACGAGGCCAACCGCACGGTCCTCGCCGAGACCCGCGGCAATTACCAGCACCAGCTGGACGCGATTCCGCCGCCGCCGAAGGAGTGGGCCGACATCGCGGATCCCTCCGGCAGGGGCGTGCACACCCCCGAGTGGACGGTGTGGAACGCGGAGTACGGCGACCAGTACAGCAAGCTGGACGGTGTGCGGGGCCGGTTGAAGGGGATGGACGCCATCCAGGCCCGTTTCGACGCCACCGGCACCGACGGCCTGCCCGAGGCGTATCTTCTCGGTTTCGACCCGGACGGAAAGGGCGACGGCAAGGCCATCGTGGCCAACGGGAATCCGGACACCGCCGATCACACGGCCATATACGTCCCGGGCACGGGGTCGAAGCTCGACAAGATCGGCGGCGACCTCAACCGGGGGGTGAACCTGTGGCAGGCGAGCCATCAGCTGGACCCCAACGCCAAGATCTCCACCATCACCTGGCTCGACTACAACGCCCCCGACACGATTCCGCAGGCCACCCAGGACTCGTACGCGCACGACGGCGCGCCCGCGCTGCGCGGCTTCATCGACGGCAATGCCGCGGCCCACGAAGCGGCCACCGGAGGCCGGGCGCACACCACGCTCATCGGCCACAGCTACGGCAGCACGCTCATCGGCGACACCGCCAAGTACACCTACCCCGACGACGGTTGGGCGGGCGACCCCATGCCCGTCGATGACGTGGTCGTGGCCGGCAGCCCCGGCATGCAGGCCGCGCACCCCGGCGACCTCGGCCTCGACCCCACGCACATGTGGGCGGAGGGAGCGGGCGGCAACGACCACATCGTCCGCGACGGCGGGCGCGCGATGGGGCTCGGCGGCGACGGGAACATCCCGACCGACAGGGCGTTCGGCGGCAACGTCATGCAGTCGGACGCCGGCGACCACAGCGCGTACTGGAACATGCACAACGGCAAGCCGTCGGTCAGCCTGCAGAACCAGGCCGACGTCATCGTGGGCCGCTACGGTGACGCCAAGCTCGTCTACGCGTCGCCGTACGGAAATCCGAGGTAG